A genomic segment from Thermus amyloliquefaciens encodes:
- a CDS encoding CRISPR-associated protein Cas4 — protein MYQDWLFKDCPGGWRLRYRRNGGGYEASQDGERWERVPSVTEVTGRLNKNLQDWAVRQVVEYLRGELVPGLVLTEEEVGRVLEEAAKAHHRAARSAAGRGTELHAWAEAYLKGQRPPFPEEEPLRGMALALADWWDGNGGEALRSEEAVFHPGHRYAGRVDLVARFGDRLVVVDLKTSPRAYPEHLLQVGAYALALREEGLEVEGGFVVALRDGVEVAEVPLEAAAEAFLGLLAVHRFLEGLKGS, from the coding sequence GTGTATCAAGACTGGCTGTTCAAGGACTGCCCAGGGGGCTGGCGCCTCCGCTACCGCCGGAACGGGGGCGGCTACGAGGCCTCCCAGGACGGGGAGAGGTGGGAGAGGGTCCCCTCGGTCACGGAGGTTACGGGGCGCCTGAACAAGAACCTTCAGGACTGGGCCGTGCGCCAGGTGGTGGAGTACCTTCGCGGGGAGCTGGTCCCGGGGCTGGTCCTCACGGAGGAGGAGGTGGGCCGCGTCCTGGAGGAGGCCGCCAAGGCCCACCACAGGGCCGCCCGGAGCGCCGCGGGGCGGGGCACGGAACTCCACGCCTGGGCGGAGGCCTACCTCAAGGGGCAAAGGCCTCCCTTCCCCGAGGAGGAGCCCCTTCGGGGGATGGCCCTCGCCCTGGCGGACTGGTGGGACGGGAACGGGGGCGAGGCCCTGCGCTCCGAGGAGGCGGTCTTCCACCCGGGGCACCGCTACGCCGGGCGGGTGGACCTGGTGGCCCGCTTTGGGGACAGGCTGGTGGTGGTGGACCTGAAGACCTCCCCCCGGGCCTACCCGGAGCACCTCCTGCAGGTGGGGGCCTACGCCCTGGCCCTCCGGGAGGAGGGGCTGGAGGTGGAGGGGGGCTTCGTGGTGGCCCTGCGGGACGGGGTGGAGGTGGCCGAGGTCCCCCTGGAGGCGGCGGCGGAGGCCTTCCTGGGGCTCCTCGCCGTCCACCGCTTCCTGGAAGGTCTCAAGGGCTCCTGA
- a CDS encoding type II toxin-antitoxin system VapC family toxin, with product MPSSRTSGAEPLFLDTSVLVRLYYLEPEDPFEWAVDLAQRPGTLLAASHLAYVETLATFHALRRGRAITSRRQASLSAAFRADWPAFLRVPLSPPVVQLAGALAEEHPLRGADALQLASFAWLWEKEGKGRFFTLDRRLYLVARDLVPTVPVPAFEEV from the coding sequence ATGCCGTCCTCCAGGACCTCCGGCGCTGAGCCCCTCTTCCTGGACACCAGCGTCTTGGTGCGCCTTTACTACCTGGAGCCCGAGGACCCCTTTGAATGGGCCGTGGACCTGGCCCAGCGCCCCGGGACCCTCCTCGCCGCCTCCCACCTGGCCTACGTGGAGACCCTGGCCACCTTCCACGCCCTGCGCCGGGGAAGGGCCATCACCTCCCGCCGCCAGGCTTCTCTGAGCGCTGCTTTCCGGGCCGACTGGCCCGCCTTCCTCCGCGTGCCCCTGAGCCCTCCCGTGGTCCAGCTGGCGGGCGCCTTGGCCGAGGAGCATCCCTTGAGGGGAGCGGACGCCCTCCAACTCGCCTCCTTCGCCTGGCTCTGGGAGAAGGAGGGGAAGGGGCGCTTCTTCACCCTGGACCGAAGGCTCTACCTTGTGGCCCGTGACCTGGTGCCCACCGTGCCCGTTCCCGCCTTTGAGGAGGTCTGA
- a CDS encoding helix-turn-helix domain-containing protein: MRESPTAKGDPPEKDPLDGKLLLTYSEAAKALGLGRTTIYRLVKAGRLKVVHPTPRSARITRESLEAFLRSLEAPEKASEKGKGVVDRAREVLRRFGL; encoded by the coding sequence ATGCGGGAGAGCCCCACGGCCAAGGGGGACCCCCCCGAAAAGGACCCTCTGGACGGCAAGCTTCTCTTGACCTACAGCGAGGCGGCCAAGGCCCTCGGCTTGGGTCGGACGACGATCTACAGGCTGGTGAAGGCGGGGCGCCTCAAGGTGGTTCACCCCACCCCCCGCTCGGCCCGCATCACCCGGGAGAGCCTCGAGGCCTTCCTCCGCTCCCTGGAAGCCCCGGAGAAGGCAAGCGAGAAGGGGAAGGGCGTGGTGGACCGGGCCCGGGAGGTCCTGAGGCGCTTCGGCCTCTAG